Proteins from one Ramlibacter sp. PS4R-6 genomic window:
- a CDS encoding phenylacetate--CoA ligase family protein — MAEFFDALETRPHEQRERELLAALPKQVAHAQANTSALAEILKGVDAAGVTSRAALAKLPVTRKPDLHERQKAGRPQHTFGGFSAIGKGRRMRRIYASPGPIYEPEGVAADYWRAARAFYAAGFREGDFVHNAFSYHMTPGAFIMESALFAVGCTVFPAGTGQTEQQLQAIADLRPTGYAGTPSFLRILVEKAKEAGSDISSLRKAMTGGEALPPSLRDWFAGHGIDVFQSYATADLGLIAYETAAREGMVVDEGVIVEIVRPGTGDPVAQGEVGEVVVTTLNPDYPLIRFGTGDLSAVLPGTCPTGRTNQRIKGWLGRADQTTKIRGMFVHPGQVADIARRFPEVVKARLVVSGEMANDVMTLQVEARGAPQGLPERIGEAIRDVTKLRGDVVLVEPGTLPNDGKVIEDARSYK; from the coding sequence ATGGCCGAGTTTTTCGACGCACTCGAGACGCGCCCGCACGAGCAGCGCGAACGCGAGCTGCTCGCCGCGCTGCCGAAGCAGGTGGCGCACGCGCAGGCGAACACGTCCGCGCTGGCGGAGATCCTGAAAGGCGTGGACGCCGCGGGCGTCACCTCGCGCGCGGCACTGGCGAAGCTGCCGGTCACGCGCAAGCCCGACCTGCACGAGCGCCAGAAGGCGGGCCGGCCGCAGCACACGTTCGGCGGGTTCTCGGCGATCGGCAAGGGCCGGCGCATGCGCCGCATCTACGCATCGCCCGGGCCGATCTACGAGCCGGAAGGCGTAGCCGCTGACTACTGGCGCGCCGCGCGTGCGTTCTATGCGGCGGGTTTCCGCGAAGGGGACTTCGTCCACAACGCCTTCAGCTACCACATGACGCCGGGCGCGTTCATCATGGAGTCGGCCCTGTTCGCGGTGGGTTGCACCGTCTTCCCCGCGGGGACGGGCCAGACCGAGCAGCAACTGCAGGCGATCGCGGACCTGCGGCCCACCGGCTATGCCGGCACGCCGAGCTTCCTGCGCATCCTGGTCGAGAAGGCGAAGGAGGCGGGCTCCGACATCTCGAGCCTGCGCAAGGCAATGACCGGCGGCGAGGCGCTGCCGCCGTCGCTGCGCGACTGGTTCGCGGGGCACGGCATCGACGTGTTCCAGAGCTACGCCACGGCCGACCTGGGCCTGATCGCGTACGAGACCGCGGCGCGCGAAGGCATGGTGGTGGACGAAGGCGTGATCGTCGAGATCGTCCGCCCGGGCACCGGCGACCCGGTGGCGCAAGGTGAGGTGGGCGAGGTCGTCGTCACCACGCTCAACCCCGATTACCCGCTCATCCGCTTCGGCACCGGCGACCTCTCCGCGGTCTTGCCGGGCACCTGCCCGACCGGCCGCACCAACCAGCGCATCAAGGGCTGGCTGGGCCGCGCCGACCAGACTACCAAGATCCGCGGCATGTTCGTGCACCCGGGGCAGGTCGCGGACATCGCGCGGCGTTTCCCCGAGGTGGTCAAGGCGAGGCTGGTGGTCAGCGGCGAGATGGCCAACGACGTGATGACGCTCCAGGTCGAGGCCCGGGGCGCGCCCCAGGGCCTGCCCGAGCGCATCGGCGAAGCCATCCGTGACGTCACCAAGCTGCGAGGCGACGTGGTGCTGGTCGAGCCGGGGACGCTGCCCAACGACGGCAAGGTGATCGAGGACGCGCGCTCCTACAAGTGA